Part of the Amycolatopsis sp. 195334CR genome is shown below.
GGCCTCGGCGAGCAGTTCGAGCAGGTCGTCGGCGGCCCCGAAGAGCAGCGAACCCCGCGGCCCCGGCAACGTCCGGCCGTCGACCAGCGGCACCGGCAGCCCGCCGAGTTCGTCGGCGGAGACCGAATGCGCCTCCAGCAACGGCAGGAGCTGGTCGTACAGATCGCGCCACCAGGCCGGATCACGCGCGATGCCGGTGATCTGCTCGATCACCTGCGCGATGCTGATCGGCTCGACGCCGACCGGCGCGAGATCGCGCTGCACCCGCGGCCCGGACAGCGAGATCAGCCCGGGGATCGCCTCGGCCAGCAGCTTGACCAGCTTCGGCGACTCGGCGGTGAGCACCCTGCCGCGGCCGCCGGTCAGGTCGTCGCCCTCGGCGGCGGGCAGCCAGGCGTCCGCCCGCAGCCGCTCGGTGATCAGCTCGCGGAGTGTGGTGTCCACTTCGGACAGCGGGAAGGTGGCGGCGGGCACCAGCGCCGGGCGGTACTCCGCGTGCAGCTTCCGCACCAGGCCCGGGTACGCGGCGGCCGCGGCCTCGAGCGCGGCCCGCACCCCCGGCCCCGGCATGACCCGGCGGCGCGACGGTTCGATCGGGATGGCCGCGATCAGCCGGGCGGGCAGGGAAAGGCGTTCGTCGGTGGGCGTCGGCGCGTGCAACACGCTCGACTCCAGCCGGATCGGCTCGCCCGAGGCGAGCACCCGCACCGCCCACACGCAGTCGATGTCCAGCGAGCCGTGGCTGAGCCAGCGGCTGGTCTTGCCGTCGGGCGCGGTGATCACCAGCGCCCCGGCCACCTCGGACCGCAGCCACACCCGGCCGTCCACGTCCACCCGGTTCAGCCAGGGCAGCGCGAGCAGCAGGTCCTCGGCGGCGGAGTCCAGTTCGGCCAGCAGCCCCGGACCGTCCACATCGGACCGCAGCGGCAGCCGGACCTCGGTGTCGAAGCCCGACGGCAACGTGGGTTCGCCGTCCTCGGTCGGCCACGGCAACCGGAGCACCGGCACCTCGCCGTCCCGTCCTGATTCGGCCCGGGTCCGGGCCGCGGAGAACCGCACCCCGCCGGAGGTCGAGACCACGCGCGGCTCGTCGGTCACCGCGAGCACGGCGGCGAAGCCGACGCCGAACCGGCCGACCAGGCCCTCGCCCTTCGAGGACGCTCGCAACGAGGCCAGCGAGGCCACCCCGGCCGCGTCCAGCGGCGCACCGGTGTTCGCCACCCGCAGTTCGCCGTCCACAATGGACACCCGAAGGGTGCCCGGTCTGCCGCCCAGCTTCGCCGCGTCGGCGGCGTTCTGCGCGAGCTCGACGAACAGCCGGTCCCGGTACCCGCCGACGCGCAGATCGCGCTCGGTGTTGGTGTCCTCGGTGAACCTCGTCGGCGAATCTCGCCAGGCCGTCAGTACGGGGGTGCGAATGCTCTCGGTGCCGAAGGGATCACTCGGAAGTGTCACTCGCGCGATTCTCTTCCTCTGCCGGAGCGGTGTCCAGCATCGAATCGTCGTAGACCAGTTCGGCCACCGGGACCGACGAGGTCACCTCGACGCGGACCTCGGAATGCGCCCCGCAGCCGTAGGCCACGTCGACCACGTGCCCGTCGGCGGGCGAGATGTCGTTGGCGCAGGCCCCGAAGCCCGCCCGCATCGAACCGGCGAGCGGCAGGAAGAAACCGCAGGTACCGCAGGCTCCCGGGGCGCTGCGCGCCATATCCGAGCGCGGTCCGAACTCGCCGCCGTGCCAGCGCGTGGCGGCCTCCTCGCGGCCGTAGCGGGAGAGCACGTGCACCCGGCCGAGGCCGACCTCGGTGGCCACTTCCTCCACGGCGGGGTCGTCGGAAGCCAGGTAACCCGGCGCGAGCCGGAGGTCGTTCTCGTCGGCCGGGAAGATGTCGCCGACGCCCAGATCACCGGCGCGGACGCGGCGCTCCCACGGGATCCACGACGGCGCGGTGAGCGCCTCGGGACCGGGGCGCAGCACGACCTCGCTCACCGTCACCGGTTCGTCCGTGCCCGCGGTGGCCACCGTGACCGACCAGCGCCAGCCGCGGTACCCGGGCACGTGGGCCTCGAACAGGTGGGTGATGGACACCGCGTCCTCGCGCTCGACGCCGGCGTGCGCCCCCACCTGCTCGGCCCCGGCATCCCGCTCGGCGGCCGCTCGAGCCAGCTCGACGGCTTCGACCAGGGACTCCCGCACGGAACCGTCGTCGAAGGTCAGCAACAGCGTCATGGGTCCATGATGCCGCACGGCTTCGTGGGAAGCTGGGCAGGTGCGTACTCCCGCCGCGTTGCTGCTGACCGCCGTCGCCGGGCTGACCGGCTGTGCCGCGAACAGCACGGAGAGTCCCGTGAGTCCCGCGGCCGAGGAGCTGCGGGTCCAGGTGCTCGAGACGCTGCCGCACGACCCCGGCTCGTTCACCCAGGGCCTCGAACTGGACGGCGGCACGCTCTACGAGGGCACCGGGCTGGTCGGGAAGTCGCGGCTGCTGGCCGGGCCGCCCGGGCAGGCGCCGGTCACCCAGATCCCGCTGCCGTCACCGCTGTTCGGCGAGGGCATCACCACCACCGCCGACTCGGTCTGGCAGCTCACCTGGCAGAACGGCGTGGCCATCGAGTACGACAAGGCCACGCTGACCGAACGCCGTCGCGTGCCGTACACCGGGGAGGGCTGGGGCATCTGCCAGCAGGACTCCGGGCGGCTGGTGATGAGCGACGGGAGCGGGAAGCTCACCTTCCGCGATCCCGTGACCTTCGCCGAAACGGGTTCGGTGTCGGTCGCGCGGGATAAACTCAACGAACTGGAGTGCGTGGGCGACTCGGTGTACGCGAACGTGTGGCAGACCGACGAGATCCTGCGGATCGGGCCGGACGGCGCGATCACCGGCCGCGTCGACGCCTCCGGACTGCTCAGCGCGCAGGAGAGGGGGAGCGCGGACGTGCTCAACGGCGTCGCGGCCGTACCGGGTACGGACGAATTCCTGCTCACCGGCAAGCTGTGGCCGAAGATGTTCCGGGTGAAGTTCGTCCCCGCCACGCCCTGACCCGGCGGACGACGGCGGTGATCAGGCAGGATTGCAGGTGTGATGCGTTTCGGTTCGTCCTCGGGCAAGGGTCGTGCCGGGAAGAAGGGCAAGCGCAAGTGGACCCCGGAACCCGGTAGCACCCGGCACGAGTCGCCACCCCCGCCGCCGCCCCCGCGCGAGCGGCCGCCGACGCGCGTCATGCCGGCCTCGGAGCCGGAGTTCCCCACGCGCTGGGCGGCCGAGGCCGACCAGCGGGCGCGTGGGGTGCCGCCCGCCGAGCAGAGCTACCCGCACTCACGGACACCCGCCGCCGACTACCCGCCGCGCCCGGCAGAGCAGAGTTACCCGCACTCGCGCACGCCCGCGTCGGACTACCCGCCGCGCGCGGCGGAGCAAAGCTATCCGCAGTCCCGCACCCCCGCGTCCGACTATCCGCCGCGTGACTTCCCGCCGCGGCGAGGGCCGACGGCGGACGACGCGCCCACCGGTGCCGTGCCGCAGCAGTCGTACGCGCCCAACCCGGACCACTTCTACACCCAGCCCGTCCGCCGCGACCGCGATCGCGAACGGCAGGCACCTCCCCCGCCACCGCCACCGCGCCCCGGCACCCGCTCGAACCTGCCGCCGGTCCCGCCGCCCCCGCTCAACCGCCCGCGCGGCCACTCCGGTGAGCACGAGCGCTACGACACCGGCGGCTTCGCGAACGAACAGCAGCGCCGCTCCTTCGAAGAGTCCGAGCACGGCACCGGGGATCAGCCAGCCGCGCACGGCTTCGAAGGGCCACCACCCGCCGCGGGCAAGAGCATGCCCCGGCTGCCCAAGAAGCTGACCGTGACCAGGGTCGCCGCGCTGCGCAGCCGTCAGCTGACCGGCCAGGCGGTGGACGCCTTCCAGCGCGCGGCCAAGGCCGACGGCGCGGACAAGTCCGGGCTGACCTCGCTGACCTACGCCACCATGCTCAACTACGCCAGCGACGCCGCGATGGCGATCGCGCTGGCGAACACCCTGTTCTTCGCCGCCAGCAGCGGCGAGAGCAAGGGCAAGGTGGCGCTGTACCTGCTCATCACCATCGCGCCGTTCGCGCTGGTCGCGCCGGTGATCGGGCCGGCGCTCGACCGCATCCAGCGCGGGCGGCGGCTGGCCATGTGCGCCACCTCGGCAGGCCAGGCGCTGATGTGCGTGTTCATGGCGCTGCACTTCGACGACTGGGGCCTGTACCCGGCGGCGCTGGGCAAGATGGTGCTGTCCAAATCGTTCATGGTGCTGAAGTCCTCGGTGACGCCACGCGTGCTGCCACCGGAGATCACGCTGTCCAAGACGAACGCGAGACTCACCGTGTTCGGCCTGGTGGCCGGGGGTGCGTTCGGCGCGATAGCGGCCGGGATCAACGGCATCTTCGACTCCTCGGGCGCGTTGTGGTTCACCGCGGTGATCTGCGTGGTCGGCGCGGTGCAGGCGATGCGCATCCCGTCGTGGGTCGAGGTGACCGAGGGCGAGGTGCCCGCGTCGCTGGGCGCGCACCCGCAGAAGAAGAAACGCCAGCCGATGGGCCGCCAGATCGTGGTCTCGTTGTGGGCCAACGGCTCCATCCGGCTGGTCACCGGCTTCCTGTTCCTGTTCGCCGCGTTCGCGGTGAAGGCGCAGACCGAGGGCAGCGGGCAGAGCCCGTTCATGCAGTTGCTGCTGCTCGGCGTGATCGGCGGCGCGGCGGGCGTCGGCGGGTTCATCGGCAACGCGCTGGGCTCGCGGATGACCTTCGGCAAACCCGACCAGGTGGTGATCGGCTGCGCGGCCGCGACGCTGGCGTCGACCGTACTGGCCGCGATACTGGCCGGGCTGGCCACCGCGGCCATCGTCGGCCTGGTCGGCGCGACGGCGAGCGCGCTGGCGAAGATCAGCCTCGACGCGGTGATCCAGGCCGACCTGCCGGAGGAGTCACGCGCGTCGGCGTTCGGCCGCTCGGAGACCGTGCTGCAGCTGGCCTGGTGCTTCGGCGGGGCGGTCGGCCTGCTGCTGCCGCCGAGCTACTGGATCGGCTTCCTGGTGATCTCCGCGCTGCTGGCGATCGGTGTGGTGCAGACGATGCTGGTGCACCGCGGCAGCTCGCTCATCCCCGGCCTCGGCGGTGACCGTCCACTTCGGCCGGACGCGACCAGTACCCCGCCGCGTGGCGTGCGCAGCGGGGGACCGGCTCCGTCGCGCGAAGAGGCGGGCTCGTAGAGTCCTGGTCATGCGTCGTCTCGGTGTTGTTGCCGTTCTCGCCGGTGGTGCGTTCGCGCTGTCCGGCTGCTCCCCGGTGCCTCCGCCCGAGGTGACCTTCTTCGCCGACGGCAACACCGTGCGGACCGGCCCGTTCATCCACTGCGACGCCCGCGTGGCGTCCTGCGAGCAGAACGACGGCGCCGAGGCGCGGCTGAAGGTGCGTCCCGGCAAGCCGGTGCAGATCTCGCTGCCGAAGGAGATCGTCGACACGCCGTGGCTGGTCAACGTCCAGTACTCGGACGCGGCGGGCAACCTGCAGCCGGTGAAGCAGGAGTTCTTCTCCCCCGGCAAGCAGCACGCCTACACCGCCACCGCCGGTCCCGGGGACCAGCTGGTGGTGGTGGAGATCCAGCAGATCAGCGCGGCCACCGCGATCGACGGCACCGGCGCGGCCATCGAGGACGAGCAGGGCAACCCGCAGCTGGTCGTGCGCGGGATCTGGACCCTGCAGATCGAGCCGGCGGCTTAGGGGTCGAGGTCCCGCGCGACCGCGCGCATGATCTCGGCGATCTGCTTGGTGTGCTTGCGGTCCGGGTAGCGGTTGCGCCGCAGGTCCGGCTGCACCTTGAGTTCGAGCAGCTTGATCATGTCCTCGATCAGGCCGTGCAGTTCCTCCGCGGGACGGCGCCGGGCCTCGGCCACCGACGGCGGCGGGTCGAGCAGCCGGACCGACAGCGCCTGCGGGCCGCGGCGGCCGTCGGCCACCCCGAACTCCAGCCGCTGGCCGGGCTTGAGCGCCGCTACGCCCTGCGGTAGCGCGTCTTTCCGGATGTAGACGTCCGCTCCGCCATCCTGGGTGACGAAACCGAAACCCTTCTCCGCGCTGTACCACTTGACCTTGCCGGTCGGCACTGCCCTCACCCGTTCCTTCACTCACGTGTCCCGCGTCGCGCAGCCATGCACGACGAACGCGCGCCAGGGCGTACCCAGACGCGCGTACCTACAAGCGTATCCCCCACCGTCCGGTGAAGCGAAGCACATACCGGACACGCTCCGTCGCGCTCTAATCTGGAGCGCATGGAGAGGGTGCCCAGGACCAAGCCGTTGCTGATGCGTGCCGGGATCGGCCTGTTCGCCGTCGGCATGCTGGCGGTGCTCGCCGTTTTCGTGCTGTTCGCGGCCGGTCTGGAGGACCTGCCCGTCTGGCTGAGCGCGGCGGCCGGCGTGATCACCCCGCTGGGGCTCGGGCTGGGCCTGTGGGCCCTGATCCGCGAGCACCGGAAGGCCGCGAAGAAGGCTTCGCAGCCTTCGGCTACGGCCACGGCCGCGGCTTCGGCTTCGGCGCCGACCTCGGCTGAGGAGTCCGAGGCCCCGGCCGACCAGGCCAAGCGCGGCTAGCGCTCGGCGAACCAGGCCGGGAACTCGGCCAGGCTGTCGAACACCACGTCCGCGCCTGCCTCCACCAGCTCGTCCCGGTCGCACGGGCCCGTGGTCACCCCGACCGCCACCGCCCCGGCGGCCAGTGCGCCGTTGATGTCACCCAGGTGGTCGCCCACGTAGATCCCGGCGCCGTGTTCGGTGAGGGCGGCGGCCTTCCCGGTCGACCACAGCTCGCCGACCAGCACGTCCACCTCGAAACCGAGTGCCTTGATGTGCAGCGCGGCGTTCGGCCCGAACTTGCCGGTGACCACCACCGTGCGCCCACCCGCGCGGTGCACCGCGTCCAGCGCGGCGTGCGCGCCGGGCAGCGCCACCGTGCTCGGCACCACGATCTCCGGGTAGATCTCGCGGAAGCGGTCGACCAGCCCGGGGATGCGTTCCTCCGGCGCCTCGAACCCGCGCAACACGGCGTCCAACGGCGGGCCGAGGTTCGCGGCGAACTGCTCACCGTCGAGCGGGAGGCCCGATTCCTCGGCGAGCGCGTCGAGCGCCGCGACCATGCCGGGCCGCGGATCGATCAAGGTCATATCGAGGTCGAACCCCACAGTGATCCCCACGCCTGCACGGTAGCGGACTGGACAACCGATCGGACGACGTCAACGCTCTTGACATACAGTCGCCCTGTGTCAAGCTGGGGATGTGTCCGAGGTCACTTCCTTCACCCAGCGAGCCAAGGCCTCCCTGCGCGAGGAACTGCTCGTCGCGACCACCGACCTGCTGATCGAGAAGGGCTACGCGGCGCTGCGGATGGTCGACGTGGCCACGCGCGTCGGCGTGAGCAGGCAGACGCTCTACAACGAGTTCGGCACCAAGGCCGCGCTGGTGGAAGCGGTCGCCCTGCGCACGACGGCGGAGTTCCTCGACGGCATCCACCAGCGCCTCGACGCCGCACCCGACCTGCTCGACGGCGTGCGCGCGGCCACCGTGTTCACCATCGAGCACGCGCGGGAGAACCCGCTGGTCGCCGCCGCGCTCGGCACCGGGCCGGCGGAGGACCTCCTGCCGCTGCTGACCACCCGCGCCGAACCCGTGCTGCGCGCCGCCGCCGACGCGGCCGCCGAGCACTACCGTTCGCGCACCCCACGGCTCAGCGACGAGCACGCGGAACTGCTCGCGGAGACCGTGGTCCGGCTCAACCTGAGCCACCTCGTGCTGCCGACGCACTCCCCCGCCGACGCGGCGGACCAGGTGTGCGCGGTGATCGCCCCGGCGATCGAGCGGTACACGTCCACAGCGTCCACAGCGTCCACAATGGAGTGAGGGGCTCATGACCACCACCGAGCTGCGCAGCGGCTTCAGTTCCCTGCGCCGGGGCGGACTCAACTGGGACTCGTTCCCGCTGCGCCTGTTCGTCAAGGGCAACGCCAAGTTCTGGAACCCGGCGGACATCGACTTCAGCCAGGACGCCGCCGACTGGCGGACGCTCACCGACGAGGAACGGCGGTCGGCGACCTTCCTGTGCGCCCAGTTCATCGCCGGTGAGGAGGCGGTGACCGAGGACATCCAGCCGTTCATGAAGGCGATGGCCGCCACCGGCCGCTTCGGCGACGAGATGTACCTGAGCCAGTTCTGCTTCGAGGAGGCCAAGCACACCGAGGTGTTCCGCCGGTGGATGGACGCGGTCGGACTGACCGAGGACCTGCACCCGTACGTGGCGGAGAACCCGCACTACCGCAAGCTGTTCTACGAGGAGCTGCCGCAGTCGCTCGGCGTGCTGGCCGACGACCCGAGCCCGGTGAACCAGATCCGCGCGAGCGTCACCTACAACCACGTCGTCGAGGGCAGCCTGGCGCTGACCGGGTACTACGCGTGGCAGAAGGTGTGCACCACCCGGAACATCCTGCCCGGCATGCAGGAACTCGTCCGCCGCATCGGTGACGACGAGCGGCGGCACATGGCCTGGGGCACCTTCACCTGCCGACGGCACGTCGCCGCGGACGACTCGCTGTGGGAGGTGGTGCAGCAGCGGATGGGCGAGTTGCTGCCGCACGCGCTGGGCATGATCCAGTGGGTGAACGAGCAGTTCGAGGAGCCGCGGCCGTTCGACAACGATCCGCAGGAGTTCATCTCCTACGCCGCCGACCGCGCGCAGCGGCGGCTGGGCGCGATCGAGTCGGCGCGCGGGACCCCGGTGGAGCAGATCGACCTGGACTACACCCCGGAGATCCTGGAAGACACCTTCGGCGAAGAGGACGCGAAGGCCTTCGCGGAAGTGGTGGCCCCGGCCTGACGATTGCTATGAGTGGGGCATTACTTGCAATCAACGCTAGTAATGCCCCACTCATAGCATTCGGCCGCCGATCAGGCGTGGCGTGAGGAGGCGGCTGCCTCCAGGCCCAGCAGGGTCACCGCCTGCTCCCGCATCTCGACCTTCCGCACCTTCCCGGTCACCGTCATCGGGAACTCGTCGACCACGTGCACGTACCGCGGGATCTTGTAGTGCGCCAGCTTCCCCGTGCAGAACTCCCGCAGCGACTCGGCGGTCAGCTCCGCGGCACCCTCCCGCAGGCGCACCCACGCCATCAGTTCCTCCCCGTAGCGCGCGTCCGGCACGCCGATCACCTGCGCGTCCAGCACATCCGGGTGCGTGTACAGGAACTCCTCGATCTCCCGCGGGTACACGTTCTCCCCACCCCGGATCACCATGTCCTTGATCCGCCCGGTGATGTTCACGTACCCCTCGTCGTCCATCACGGCGAGGTCGCCGGTGTGCATCCACCTCGCGGCGTCGATCACCTCGGCGGTCTTCTCCGGCTGGTCCCAGTACCCCAGCATCACCGAGTACCCGCGCGTGCACAGCTCCCCCGGCTCCCCGCGCGGCACCGACAACCCCGTCTCCGGGTCGACCACCTTCACCTCCAGGTGCGGCCCCACCCGGCCGACGGTGGACACCCGGCGCTCCACCGAATCGTCCGCCCGCGTCTGCGTGGACACCGGCGAGGTCTCGGTCATGCCGTAGCAGATCGACACCTCCGCCATGCCCATCCGCTCGATCACCTGCTTCATCACCTCGACCGGGCACGGTGAACCGGCCATGATCCCGGTGCGCAGGCTGCTCAGGTCGTAGCTGTCGAAGTCCGGTTCGGACAGTTCCGCGATGAACATCGTCGGCACGCCGTACAGCGAGGTGCACCGCTCGGCCTGCAC
Proteins encoded:
- a CDS encoding AMP-binding protein yields the protein MPAVPSYSSGTSDVPLLGDTIGDNLARTVAAFGDRDALVERLTGRRWTYAELAADVDALALGLLGLGITKGDRVGIWSPNRAEWTLIQYATAKIGAILVNINPAYRSHELKFVLNQAGVRLLVAAESFKTSDYAGMIERVRPECPGLEHVVLLGTPAWDSLLDNEVDADRLAEIGATLGADDPINIQYTSGTTGFPKGATLSHHNILNNGFFVGELCGYTEVDRICIPVPFYHCFGMVMGNLAATTHGACMVIPSQAFEPKAALEAVQAERCTSLYGVPTMFIAELSEPDFDSYDLSSLRTGIMAGSPCPVEVMKQVIERMGMAEVSICYGMTETSPVSTQTRADDSVERRVSTVGRVGPHLEVKVVDPETGLSVPRGEPGELCTRGYSVMLGYWDQPEKTAEVIDAARWMHTGDLAVMDDEGYVNITGRIKDMVIRGGENVYPREIEEFLYTHPDVLDAQVIGVPDARYGEELMAWVRLREGAAELTAESLREFCTGKLAHYKIPRYVHVVDEFPMTVTGKVRKVEMREQAVTLLGLEAAASSRHA
- a CDS encoding R2-like ligand-binding oxidase — its product is MTTTELRSGFSSLRRGGLNWDSFPLRLFVKGNAKFWNPADIDFSQDAADWRTLTDEERRSATFLCAQFIAGEEAVTEDIQPFMKAMAATGRFGDEMYLSQFCFEEAKHTEVFRRWMDAVGLTEDLHPYVAENPHYRKLFYEELPQSLGVLADDPSPVNQIRASVTYNHVVEGSLALTGYYAWQKVCTTRNILPGMQELVRRIGDDERRHMAWGTFTCRRHVAADDSLWEVVQQRMGELLPHALGMIQWVNEQFEEPRPFDNDPQEFISYAADRAQRRLGAIESARGTPVEQIDLDYTPEILEDTFGEEDAKAFAEVVAPA
- a CDS encoding HAD family hydrolase; protein product: MGITVGFDLDMTLIDPRPGMVAALDALAEESGLPLDGEQFAANLGPPLDAVLRGFEAPEERIPGLVDRFREIYPEIVVPSTVALPGAHAALDAVHRAGGRTVVVTGKFGPNAALHIKALGFEVDVLVGELWSTGKAAALTEHGAGIYVGDHLGDINGALAAGAVAVGVTTGPCDRDELVEAGADVVFDSLAEFPAWFAER
- a CDS encoding MFS transporter, translated to MRFGSSSGKGRAGKKGKRKWTPEPGSTRHESPPPPPPPRERPPTRVMPASEPEFPTRWAAEADQRARGVPPAEQSYPHSRTPAADYPPRPAEQSYPHSRTPASDYPPRAAEQSYPQSRTPASDYPPRDFPPRRGPTADDAPTGAVPQQSYAPNPDHFYTQPVRRDRDRERQAPPPPPPPRPGTRSNLPPVPPPPLNRPRGHSGEHERYDTGGFANEQQRRSFEESEHGTGDQPAAHGFEGPPPAAGKSMPRLPKKLTVTRVAALRSRQLTGQAVDAFQRAAKADGADKSGLTSLTYATMLNYASDAAMAIALANTLFFAASSGESKGKVALYLLITIAPFALVAPVIGPALDRIQRGRRLAMCATSAGQALMCVFMALHFDDWGLYPAALGKMVLSKSFMVLKSSVTPRVLPPEITLSKTNARLTVFGLVAGGAFGAIAAGINGIFDSSGALWFTAVICVVGAVQAMRIPSWVEVTEGEVPASLGAHPQKKKRQPMGRQIVVSLWANGSIRLVTGFLFLFAAFAVKAQTEGSGQSPFMQLLLLGVIGGAAGVGGFIGNALGSRMTFGKPDQVVIGCAAATLASTVLAAILAGLATAAIVGLVGATASALAKISLDAVIQADLPEESRASAFGRSETVLQLAWCFGGAVGLLLPPSYWIGFLVISALLAIGVVQTMLVHRGSSLIPGLGGDRPLRPDATSTPPRGVRSGGPAPSREEAGS
- a CDS encoding DUF2771 family protein; the protein is MRRLGVVAVLAGGAFALSGCSPVPPPEVTFFADGNTVRTGPFIHCDARVASCEQNDGAEARLKVRPGKPVQISLPKEIVDTPWLVNVQYSDAAGNLQPVKQEFFSPGKQHAYTATAGPGDQLVVVEIQQISAATAIDGTGAAIEDEQGNPQLVVRGIWTLQIEPAA
- a CDS encoding cold-shock protein, which translates into the protein MPTGKVKWYSAEKGFGFVTQDGGADVYIRKDALPQGVAALKPGQRLEFGVADGRRGPQALSVRLLDPPPSVAEARRRPAEELHGLIEDMIKLLELKVQPDLRRNRYPDRKHTKQIAEIMRAVARDLDP
- a CDS encoding DUF3027 domain-containing protein, with amino-acid sequence MTLLLTFDDGSVRESLVEAVELARAAAERDAGAEQVGAHAGVEREDAVSITHLFEAHVPGYRGWRWSVTVATAGTDEPVTVSEVVLRPGPEALTAPSWIPWERRVRAGDLGVGDIFPADENDLRLAPGYLASDDPAVEEVATEVGLGRVHVLSRYGREEAATRWHGGEFGPRSDMARSAPGACGTCGFFLPLAGSMRAGFGACANDISPADGHVVDVAYGCGAHSEVRVEVTSSVPVAELVYDDSMLDTAPAEEENRASDTSE
- a CDS encoding glutaminyl-peptide cyclotransferase → MRTPAALLLTAVAGLTGCAANSTESPVSPAAEELRVQVLETLPHDPGSFTQGLELDGGTLYEGTGLVGKSRLLAGPPGQAPVTQIPLPSPLFGEGITTTADSVWQLTWQNGVAIEYDKATLTERRRVPYTGEGWGICQQDSGRLVMSDGSGKLTFRDPVTFAETGSVSVARDKLNELECVGDSVYANVWQTDEILRIGPDGAITGRVDASGLLSAQERGSADVLNGVAAVPGTDEFLLTGKLWPKMFRVKFVPATP
- a CDS encoding sacsin N-terminal ATP-binding-like domain-containing protein, translated to MTLPSDPFGTESIRTPVLTAWRDSPTRFTEDTNTERDLRVGGYRDRLFVELAQNAADAAKLGGRPGTLRVSIVDGELRVANTGAPLDAAGVASLASLRASSKGEGLVGRFGVGFAAVLAVTDEPRVVSTSGGVRFSAARTRAESGRDGEVPVLRLPWPTEDGEPTLPSGFDTEVRLPLRSDVDGPGLLAELDSAAEDLLLALPWLNRVDVDGRVWLRSEVAGALVITAPDGKTSRWLSHGSLDIDCVWAVRVLASGEPIRLESSVLHAPTPTDERLSLPARLIAAIPIEPSRRRVMPGPGVRAALEAAAAAYPGLVRKLHAEYRPALVPAATFPLSEVDTTLRELITERLRADAWLPAAEGDDLTGGRGRVLTAESPKLVKLLAEAIPGLISLSGPRVQRDLAPVGVEPISIAQVIEQITGIARDPAWWRDLYDQLLPLLEAHSVSADELGGLPVPLVDGRTLPGPRGSLLFGAADDLLELLAEAGIGGLRLVHPEAAHPLLERLGAKQAEARDLLESPALREAVERGAEGSDVVPLAGAVLRLAYEAPVDWLGSLVLPTERGWRRADELVLPTSPLLKIFDPDALGEDAPLDVLDADFAEDWPADVLAGAGVLDTFVLQEDEDEPEVRDLDLVADDRWPDALRLLAARPNTWRVLSEPTSRTARWLAVHAELAGRAPAEWRMPGATTLAGLYDPVPDVGLTDEVLIAAGVRTTLALTDADDVAELMDRLADDAREVSPGLAARAHTVLADAEFADDYVPSRVRALDGSVCDAEDAVVLDTPWPLGVLPASRVVAALPGAERAARLAELLDLPLAAERVADVRVDSEGELIPWRELAAVVVVADLLGLELPDGGVYIHEELTVAYDGTSVAVPWWSDGDLHAADTSEGLARALAWAMDRWDDRHTITAFLDEPTAESLHA
- a CDS encoding TetR family transcriptional regulator, whose product is MSEVTSFTQRAKASLREELLVATTDLLIEKGYAALRMVDVATRVGVSRQTLYNEFGTKAALVEAVALRTTAEFLDGIHQRLDAAPDLLDGVRAATVFTIEHARENPLVAAALGTGPAEDLLPLLTTRAEPVLRAAADAAAEHYRSRTPRLSDEHAELLAETVVRLNLSHLVLPTHSPADAADQVCAVIAPAIERYTSTASTASTME